In the Drosophila biarmipes strain raj3 chromosome X, RU_DBia_V1.1, whole genome shotgun sequence genome, one interval contains:
- the LOC108023677 gene encoding uncharacterized protein LOC108023677: protein MEFNNRLLLKIIELAIAIACIVLYETVGNMSSHPVIVAGTIGGYTVICGVLLIGHVINSLVEKRLNALFSLAGCLLFVASGALVIDEWHGGILNTDRKRQAIGAGSLMIINAAVFLLDTLCICRT from the exons ATGGAGTTCAACAATCGCCTGTTGCTGAAAATCATCGAGCTG gccatcgccatcgcctgCATTGTGCTGTACGAGACGGTTGGTAACATGTCCTCGCACCCGGTGATTGTGGCCGGAACCATCGGTGGTTACACGGTCATCTGCGGCGTTCTGCTGATCG GCCACGTGATCAACTCGCTGGTGGAGAAGCGCCTCAACGCCCTGTTCTCGCTGGCCGGATGCCTGCTCTTCGTGGCCTCCGGAGCCCTGGTCATCGACGAGTGGCACGGCGGCATCCTGAACACGGACAGGAAGCGCCAGGCCATCGGCGCCGGGTCCCTGATGATCATCAACGCGGCCGTCTTCCTCCTGGACACCCTCTGCATCTGCCGGACGTAA
- the LOC108023678 gene encoding uncharacterized protein LOC108023678 — MESISELTFIRQAMVVYGTLIGYLITCFVMATGHVGGAVVDKRLDVLFSIGGFVLFVASGTIIVDQWLGHCKSQEEKEALLVVGLLSLTNGAVFVGDMFVVLGS; from the exons ATGGAGAGCATTTCGGAACTGACCTTTATCAGACAGGCGATGGTGGTCTACGGCACTTTAATCGGCTATCTCATCACCTGCTTTGTGATGGCAACAG GTCATGTGGGTGGCGCCGTTGTGGACAAGCGTCTCGATGTCCTCTTCTCGATCGGCGGCTTTGTGCTGTTCGTGGCCTCGGGCACCATTATCGTGGACCAGTGGCTGGGGCACTGCAAGTCGCAGGAGGAGAAGGAAGCGCTCCTGGTCGTCGGCCTCTTGAGTCTGACCAACGGGGCCGTCTTTGTGGGCGACATGTTCGTTGTGCTGGGCTCTTGA
- the LOC108023750 gene encoding U3 small nucleolar RNA-associated protein 6 homolog — protein sequence MGEFIAEMQERLLPEYEQMKNYSVFTADQVREIVSRRERLFLKINRSHQSITDYLEFILYEKHMHLTIEDKEKKMHVKLTGLKTSIATRIMRLYREALDKFTHDRRLWSNWIKFSKKSNPVEVAGIYEKMLLYHGDVPDYWVDAALWLYEYNRLNIDRVKDILLRGLQRHPDSPALNKCFFDIMLKEAALGNNERNLAENTLSEQDIKLERVEAVYRNSMANITQLDYFVKLLESCEDHQELTGKLQRLIIDDMQEKFPREPGLWDLLAQRELRGFHLGDLEDEDLDTSDEEPASKKSRSVNARSLKRRIQLCVTVYKSAVEELQTPEMWNMYLDAMLALNTDGKSERILKQQCLADALQAGHRSQMMGVKHYAILRKMLCTAPGGREAAVTILTEALKNDSSVEMHELLLATHIQSDSEPLIFEMFNKIQKSMGSEALPLWRSIILYYNTRQDQLGARRLDEIYGLACKAAWPEFAELRCDYIRYLWRERSIEEARKEYAKLAIQPPMSLTLHRQMVQLESSAAVLDQANLKYWRMCYDFMACYFGKTEPRVWVEYLAFERDHGETKNIALLTQRAISTLEPQYVAAFEAERALAYVGASI from the exons ATGGGAGAGTTTATAGCTGAAATGCAGGAGCGCCTGCTGCCGGAGTACGAGCAGATGAAGAACTATAGTGTATTCACCGCAGACCAAGTCAG AGAAATCGTCAGCCGAAGGGAACGCCTGTTCCTGAAGATCAACAGGAGCCACCAGAGCATCACCGACTACCTGGAGTTCATTCTGTACGAGAAGCACATGCACCTGACGATCGAGGACAAGGAGAAGAAGATGCACGTGAAGCTCACTGGTCTGAAGACCTCCATAGCCACGCGGATTATGCGGCTGTACAGGGAGGCCCTGGACAAGTTCACGCACGACAGACGGCTGTGGAGCAACTGGATCAAGTTCAGCAAGAAGTCCAATCCCGTCGAGGTGGCGGGCATCTACGAGAAGATGCTGCTG TACCATGGCGACGTGCCGGACTATTGGGTGGACGCCGCCTTGTGGCTATACGAATATAATCGTCTCAACATCGACAGAGTCAAGGACATCCTGCTGCGCGGCCTGCAGCGACATCCCGATTCCCCGGCCCTCAACAAGTGCTTCTTTGACATTATGCTGAAGGAGGCTGCCCTGGGCAACAACGAACGCAACCTGGCCGAGAACACACTCTCCGAGCAGGACATCAAGCTGGAACGCGTGGAGGCAGTCTACCGCAACAGCATGGCCAACATCACCCAACTGGACTACTTCGTAAAGCTGCTGGAGAGCTGCGAAGATCACCAGGAGCTGACGGGCAAGCTGCAGAGACTGATAATCGATGACATGCAGGAGAAGTTTCCGCGAGAGCCGGGCTTGTGGGACCTGCTCGCCCAGCGGGAGCTGCGCGGCTTTCATTTGGGTGACTTGGAGGACGAGGACCTGGACACCAGCGATGAAGAGCCGGCCAGCAAGAAATCCCGCTCCGTAAATGCCCGCTCGCTGAAGCGACGCATTCAGCTCTGCGTCACGGTGTACAAGTCGGCGGTGGAGGAGCTGCAAACGCCGGAGATGTGGAACATGTACTTGGATGCCATGCTGGCCCTGAATACCGATGGCAAGTCGGAGCGTATCCTCAAACAGCAGTGtctggcggatgctttgcAAGCGGGCCATCGCTCCCAGATGATGGGGGTGAAACACTACGCCATTCTAAGGAAAATGCTTTGCACTGCGCCCGGAGGAAGGGAGGCGGCGGTCACCATTCTCACAGAGGCCCTCAAGAACGATTCGTCTGTGGAGATGCACGAGCTGCTGTTGGCCACGCACATCCAAAGCGACAGTGAGCCGCTAATCTTTGAGATGTTCAACAAGATCCAAAAAAGCATGGGCAGTGAGGCGTTGCCGCTGTGGCGTAGTATCATTCTGTACTATAATACCCGGCAGGACCAGTTGGGCGCACGCCGGCTGGACGAGATCTACGGCCTGGCCTGCAAGGCCGCGTGGCCGGAGTTTGCCGAGCTGCGGTGCGACTACATTCGCTATTTGTGGCGGGAGCGGTCCATCGAGGAGGCGCGCAAGGAGTACGCCAAGCTGGCCATCCAGCCGCCCATGTCGCTGACGCTGCACCGTCAAATGGTCCAGCTGGAGTCCAGTGCGGCAGTTCTC GACCAGGCCAACCTCAAGTACTGGCGAATGTGCTACGACTTCATGGCCTGCTACTTTGGCAAGACGGAGCCTCGTGTTTGGGTGGAGTACCTGGCCTTCGAGCGGGACCATGGCGAAACGAAGAACATCGCCCTGCTCACCCAGCGGGCCATCAGCACCCTGGAGCCCCAGTACGTGGCTGCCTTTGAGGCGGAGCGAGCGCTGGCCTATGTGGGCGCTTCCATATAG
- the LOC108023730 gene encoding chromobox protein homolog 3, translated as MAEFSVERVEDKRTVNGRTEYYLKWKGYPRSENTWEPVENLDCPDLIANFEESLKNNKKETKKRLSTSSTPDSIRSKRKSFLEDDTEEQKKLIGFERGLEPSKILGATDSSGHLMFLMKWKGSDHADLVPAKLANIRCPQVVIQFYEERLTWHTGSGNGNGNGNSGNLVSSGGLGSAGGSGAGDDTAPGSVGTTGGGSNADGGDEEEPEPASPVGSLNQDENAKPEESSELDNGQPDADD; from the coding sequence ATGGCCGAATTCTCAGTGGAACGCGTGGAGGACAAGCGGACGGTGAACGGGCGCACGGAGTACTACCTGAAGTGGAAGGGCTACCCGCGCAGCGAGAACACTTGGGAGCCGGTGGAGAACCTCGACTGCCCCGATCTGATAGCCAACTTCGAGGAGTCCCTGAAGAACAACAAGAAGGAGACCAAGAAGCGCCTGTCCACCTCCTCCACGCCCGACTCCATCCGCAGCAAGCGCAAGAGCTTCCTGGAGGACGACACCGAGGAGCAGAAGAAGCTGATTGGCTTCGAGCGCGGCCTGGAGCCATCGAAGATCCTGGGCGCCACCGACTCGTCCGGCCACCTCATGTTCCTGATGAAGTGGAAGGGCAGCGACCACGCCGACCTGGTGCCCGCCAAACTGGCGAATATCCGTTGCCCCCAGGTGGTCATCCAGTTCTACGAAGAGCGCCTCACCTGGCACACGGGCAGCGGCaatggcaacggcaacggcaactcCGGCAATCTGGTCTCCTCCGGCGGATTGGGCTCGGCCGGTGGCAGTGGCGCCGGCGACGACACGGCTCCCGGCAGCGTGGGTACCaccggcggcggcagcaacgCCGATGGCGGCGACGAGGAGGAACCCGAACCTGCCAGCCCCGTCGGAAGCCTCAACCAGGACGAAAACGCCAAGCCGGAGGAGAGCAGCGAGTTGGACAACGGCCAGCCGGACGCCGATGACTAG
- the LOC108023727 gene encoding anaphase-promoting complex subunit 4 isoform X2, translated as MSQTSSMKLLGARNMSCIVERMEWNNKMDLIAYGTEKGEVVIQRLNWQKIVTFPTPGEDVRVRSLSWQMDETLLAVGYSNGKVALLDAESETIISGLIYEDDIKKVYFSKAINAQENLGTYTCNAKDKHRRFLPKLQPLTNIDPCLKTLDQKSFPKGSPCFLVVIMRSGKVHLLLLGALQAGSIDLTQHILHPEQFDVYDVRLNGDFNAIYALLRDGQELKMLHFHNQVLQECMAPMLELATHCAHILETKNYINDTQQCLTEAWETVQLEMDNKLTKYANSQPYGLISAHFLELHVFGFATLEVEEFLTLSEKGFKKVANSVDLSLSNLQGLVFKQLNGSAVNMFYFLNTIAGFGRMSHFFESLISPDVANEAMRACGAFVLKVHELQRTIDTLVYDMKLFHAWMIFTILRLSHQEIPDDLVLTEEENIAMADFLCSMEPELDDRSDDEDDVEPLSDTPPPARSKFNLERVGQYLDNAYLTQPYTRDPSQLWEEMVAENECLNDCKLFVPHDKNLSLVQQRDKMFNAIDAVFHKPTESISGSFKLSSAVICNDLPPMEPGEGLEDREFVTCSYYVNEASRSDMLACTISWQEAMILEVSRAGDGLVRCTRIQLEPGMFSPAHEDFYNLRFVDLQFYNESSLSILAQSTSAVSGMRPHSFFIQFSLSAARNQCTQHQMGPLVKLKDATVTHSIHDVVDGAAFKGLDGLCDMLAVSGSRKVATVLSDRKRKMTIFEMEIEEEEDDTEMSQASFLEISKESVLAGVADSEKPEA; from the exons ATGTCCCAAACGAGCTCCATGAAGCTGCTGGGCGCCCGCAACATGTCCTGCATTGTGGAGCGCATGGAGTGGAACAACAAGATGGACCTGATTGCCTACGGAACGGAGAAGG GCGAGGTGGTCATCCAGCGGCTGAACTGGCAGAAGATTGTCACCTTTCCCACGCCCGGCGAGGATGTGCGAGTGCGCTCCCTCAGCTGGCAGATGGACGAAACCCTCCTGGCCGTCGGGTACAGCAACGGCAAGGTGGCGCTCCTGGACGCCGAAAGTGAGACTATCATCTCGGGCCTTATCTACGAGGACGACATCAAGAAGGTATACTTCAGCAAGGCCATCAACGCGCAGGAGAACCTAG GCACCTACACTTGCAATGCCAAGGACAAGCATAGAAGGTTCCTGCCCAAGCTGCAGCCGCTGACCAACATCGATCCCTGCCTGAAAACCCTAGACCAGAAGTCCTTTCCTAAGGGATCGCCCTGCTTCCTGGTGGTGATCATGCGCAGCGGCAAGGTGCACCTACTGCTCCTTGGAGCCCTACAGGCGGGCAGCATTGATCTCACCCAGCATATCCTGCACCCGGAGCAGTTTGATGTGTACGATGTGCGACTCAACGGAGACTTCAATGCCATCTACGCTCTGTTGAGGGACGGACAGGAGCTGAAGATGCTGCACTTTCACAACCAGGTGCTGCAGGAGTGCATGGCACCCATGCTGGAACTGGCCACGCATTGTGCCCACATTCTGGAAACTAAGAA CTACATAAATGACACGCAGCAATGTTTGACGGAGGCCTGGGAGACGGTGCAGCTGGAGATGGACAACAAGCTCACGAAGTACGCCAACTCACAGCCCTACGGACTGATCTCGGCTCACTTCCTGGAGCTGCACGTCTTTGGATTCGCCACCTTGGAGGTGGAGGAGTTTTT GACTCTGTCCGAGAAGGGCTTCAAGAAGGTCGCCAACTCGGTGGACCTGAGTCTGAGCAACCTGCAGGGCCTGGTGTTCAAGCAGCTGAACGGGTCGGCCGTTAACATGTTCTACTTCCTCAACACGATCGCGGGATTCGGTCGCATGTCGCACTTCTTTGAG TCCCTCATCTCCCCCGATGTGGCCAACGAGGCCATGCGGGCCTGTGGAGCTTTCGTCCTCAAAGTTCACGAACTGCAGCGAACAATCGACACGTTGGTGTACGACATGAAGCTCTTCCACGCGTGGATGATATTCACGATACTTCGCCTGTCTCATCAGGAGATTCCCGACGACCTGGTGCTCACCGAGGAGGAGAACATAGCCATGGCCGACTTTCTGTGCTCCATGGAGCCAGAGCTGGACGACCGCAGCGATGATGAGGACGATGTGGAGCCGCTCTCCGACACGCCGCCACCTGCTCGCAGCAAATTCAATCTGGAGCGGGTGGGTCAGTATCTGGACAATGCATACCTGACCCAGCCCTACACCAGGGATCCAAGCCAGCTGTGGGAGGAGATGGTGGCCGAGAACGAGTGCCTGAATGACTGCAAACTGTTTGTGCCGCACGACAAGAATCTGTCGCTCGTGCAGCAGCGCGACAAGATGTTCAACGCCATCGATGCGGTGTTCCACAAGCCCACGGAGAGCATAAGCGGGAGCTTCAAGCTCTCCTCCGCGGTGATATGCAACGACCTGCCGCCCATGGAGCCCGGCGAAGGGCTAGAGGATCGGGAATTTGTGACCTGCAGCTATTACGTCAACGAGGCCTCCAGGAGTGACATGTTGGCCTGCACCATCAGCTGGCAGGAGGCCATGATCCTGGAGGTTAGTCGCGCGGGCGATGGCCTGGTGCGTTGCACCCGGATTCAACTGGAGCCGGGCATGTTCTCACCCGCCCACGAAGACTTCTATAACCTGCGCTTCGTCGACCTACAGTTTTACAACGAGTCCTCGCTCTCGATTCTCGCCCAGTCTACGAGCGCAGTGTCCGGCATGCGGCCGCATAGCTTCTTTATACAATTCTCGCTGAGTGCGGCGAGGAACCAGTGCACCCAGCATCAAATGGGGCCGCTGGTCAAGCTGAAGGACGCCACCGTTACGCACAGCATACATGATGTAGTCGATGGCGCCGCCTTCAAGGGACTGGACGGCCTGTGCGACATGCTAGCCGTCTCGGGAAGCAGGAAGGTGGCCACCGTGCTCTCCGATCGCAAGCGGAAGATGACCATTTTCGAGATGGAAATcgaagaggaggaggacgacacCGAGATGTCGCAGGCCTCGTTCCTGGAGATCAGCAAGGAGTCTGTGCTGGCTGGTGTCGCTGATTCCGAGAAGCCAGAAGCGTAG
- the LOC108023727 gene encoding anaphase-promoting complex subunit 4 isoform X1: protein MSQTSSMKLLGARNMSCIVERMEWNNKMDLIAYGTEKGEVVIQRLNWQKIVTFPTPGEDVRVRSLSWQMDETLLAVGYSNGKVALLDAESETIISGLIYEDDIKKVYFSKAINAQENLGTYTCNAKDKHRRFLPKLQPLTNIDPCLKTLDQKSFPKGSPCFLVVIMRSGKVHLLLLGALQAGSIDLTQHILHPEQFDVYDVRLNGDFNAIYALLRDGQELKMLHFHNQVLQECMAPMLELATHCAHILETKNYINDTQQCLTEAWETVQLEMDNKLTKYANSQPYGLISAHFLELHVFGFATLEVEEFLFETLSEKGFKKVANSVDLSLSNLQGLVFKQLNGSAVNMFYFLNTIAGFGRMSHFFESLISPDVANEAMRACGAFVLKVHELQRTIDTLVYDMKLFHAWMIFTILRLSHQEIPDDLVLTEEENIAMADFLCSMEPELDDRSDDEDDVEPLSDTPPPARSKFNLERVGQYLDNAYLTQPYTRDPSQLWEEMVAENECLNDCKLFVPHDKNLSLVQQRDKMFNAIDAVFHKPTESISGSFKLSSAVICNDLPPMEPGEGLEDREFVTCSYYVNEASRSDMLACTISWQEAMILEVSRAGDGLVRCTRIQLEPGMFSPAHEDFYNLRFVDLQFYNESSLSILAQSTSAVSGMRPHSFFIQFSLSAARNQCTQHQMGPLVKLKDATVTHSIHDVVDGAAFKGLDGLCDMLAVSGSRKVATVLSDRKRKMTIFEMEIEEEEDDTEMSQASFLEISKESVLAGVADSEKPEA, encoded by the exons ATGTCCCAAACGAGCTCCATGAAGCTGCTGGGCGCCCGCAACATGTCCTGCATTGTGGAGCGCATGGAGTGGAACAACAAGATGGACCTGATTGCCTACGGAACGGAGAAGG GCGAGGTGGTCATCCAGCGGCTGAACTGGCAGAAGATTGTCACCTTTCCCACGCCCGGCGAGGATGTGCGAGTGCGCTCCCTCAGCTGGCAGATGGACGAAACCCTCCTGGCCGTCGGGTACAGCAACGGCAAGGTGGCGCTCCTGGACGCCGAAAGTGAGACTATCATCTCGGGCCTTATCTACGAGGACGACATCAAGAAGGTATACTTCAGCAAGGCCATCAACGCGCAGGAGAACCTAG GCACCTACACTTGCAATGCCAAGGACAAGCATAGAAGGTTCCTGCCCAAGCTGCAGCCGCTGACCAACATCGATCCCTGCCTGAAAACCCTAGACCAGAAGTCCTTTCCTAAGGGATCGCCCTGCTTCCTGGTGGTGATCATGCGCAGCGGCAAGGTGCACCTACTGCTCCTTGGAGCCCTACAGGCGGGCAGCATTGATCTCACCCAGCATATCCTGCACCCGGAGCAGTTTGATGTGTACGATGTGCGACTCAACGGAGACTTCAATGCCATCTACGCTCTGTTGAGGGACGGACAGGAGCTGAAGATGCTGCACTTTCACAACCAGGTGCTGCAGGAGTGCATGGCACCCATGCTGGAACTGGCCACGCATTGTGCCCACATTCTGGAAACTAAGAA CTACATAAATGACACGCAGCAATGTTTGACGGAGGCCTGGGAGACGGTGCAGCTGGAGATGGACAACAAGCTCACGAAGTACGCCAACTCACAGCCCTACGGACTGATCTCGGCTCACTTCCTGGAGCTGCACGTCTTTGGATTCGCCACCTTGGAGGTGGAGGAGTTTTTGTTCGA GACTCTGTCCGAGAAGGGCTTCAAGAAGGTCGCCAACTCGGTGGACCTGAGTCTGAGCAACCTGCAGGGCCTGGTGTTCAAGCAGCTGAACGGGTCGGCCGTTAACATGTTCTACTTCCTCAACACGATCGCGGGATTCGGTCGCATGTCGCACTTCTTTGAG TCCCTCATCTCCCCCGATGTGGCCAACGAGGCCATGCGGGCCTGTGGAGCTTTCGTCCTCAAAGTTCACGAACTGCAGCGAACAATCGACACGTTGGTGTACGACATGAAGCTCTTCCACGCGTGGATGATATTCACGATACTTCGCCTGTCTCATCAGGAGATTCCCGACGACCTGGTGCTCACCGAGGAGGAGAACATAGCCATGGCCGACTTTCTGTGCTCCATGGAGCCAGAGCTGGACGACCGCAGCGATGATGAGGACGATGTGGAGCCGCTCTCCGACACGCCGCCACCTGCTCGCAGCAAATTCAATCTGGAGCGGGTGGGTCAGTATCTGGACAATGCATACCTGACCCAGCCCTACACCAGGGATCCAAGCCAGCTGTGGGAGGAGATGGTGGCCGAGAACGAGTGCCTGAATGACTGCAAACTGTTTGTGCCGCACGACAAGAATCTGTCGCTCGTGCAGCAGCGCGACAAGATGTTCAACGCCATCGATGCGGTGTTCCACAAGCCCACGGAGAGCATAAGCGGGAGCTTCAAGCTCTCCTCCGCGGTGATATGCAACGACCTGCCGCCCATGGAGCCCGGCGAAGGGCTAGAGGATCGGGAATTTGTGACCTGCAGCTATTACGTCAACGAGGCCTCCAGGAGTGACATGTTGGCCTGCACCATCAGCTGGCAGGAGGCCATGATCCTGGAGGTTAGTCGCGCGGGCGATGGCCTGGTGCGTTGCACCCGGATTCAACTGGAGCCGGGCATGTTCTCACCCGCCCACGAAGACTTCTATAACCTGCGCTTCGTCGACCTACAGTTTTACAACGAGTCCTCGCTCTCGATTCTCGCCCAGTCTACGAGCGCAGTGTCCGGCATGCGGCCGCATAGCTTCTTTATACAATTCTCGCTGAGTGCGGCGAGGAACCAGTGCACCCAGCATCAAATGGGGCCGCTGGTCAAGCTGAAGGACGCCACCGTTACGCACAGCATACATGATGTAGTCGATGGCGCCGCCTTCAAGGGACTGGACGGCCTGTGCGACATGCTAGCCGTCTCGGGAAGCAGGAAGGTGGCCACCGTGCTCTCCGATCGCAAGCGGAAGATGACCATTTTCGAGATGGAAATcgaagaggaggaggacgacacCGAGATGTCGCAGGCCTCGTTCCTGGAGATCAGCAAGGAGTCTGTGCTGGCTGGTGTCGCTGATTCCGAGAAGCCAGAAGCGTAG
- the LOC127011067 gene encoding activator of basal transcription 1, protein MLKVKKNKKPKQQPAPIEMEESESEEASLSESEPEKEPSDESETPEEEPSSDSEPEQEPSDESDIEPEEQDASSDESEPENEPSDVSDLEPEEHSASSDDADDTNMANFKNGSKSDRTKPKPKEQDAELPISSEDDDEMDLANFKNGSRSTRVKPAKKAKRGIIYISNIPKHMNVTRLREILGEYGKIGRVYLQPEKLSSAKAKKNKRKRYNIHFTEGWVEFESKGIAKFLATVLNNSKISTRKKSQFYDSLWSMKYLPRFKWVHLTERMNYEQAVHKQRLHTEVSQARKETTFFQNNLDKSDYLKKQAKKAAKADKAETYEMPPKKKVKKAVSGSED, encoded by the exons ATGctaaaagtgaaaaagaacaaaaagcCAAAGCAACAACCGGCTCCCATAGAAATGGAGGAGTCCGAGTCGGAGGAGGCATCATTGAGTGAGTCGGAGCCGGAGAAGGAACCTTCGGATGAGTCAGAAACGCCGGAGGAGGAACCTTCGAGTGACTCTGAGCCGGAGCAGGAACCTTCGGATGAGTCCGACATAGAGCCGGAGGAACAGGACGCTTCTTCCGATGAGTCGGAGCCGGAGAACGAACCTTCGGATGTGTCTGATTTAGAGCCGGAGGAACATAGCGCTTCCTCGGATGACGCCGATGATACAAATATGGCCAACTTTAAGAACGGATCCAAATCCGATCGCACCAAGCCGAAGCCAAAGGAACAGGACGCAGAGCTGCCTATTTCCTCGGAAGACGACGATGAAATGGACCTGGCCAACTTCAAGAACGGCTCCAGATCCACTCGCGTCAAGCCCGCCAAAAAGGCCAAGAGGGGCATTATTTACATATCTAATATTCCCAAGCACATGAATGTGACCCGCCTGCGCGAAATCCTAGGAGAGTACGGAAAAATTGGAAGAGTTTACCTGCAGCCGGAGAAGCTGTCGA GTGCCAAGGCCAAGAAGAACAAGCGCAAGCGCTACAACATCCACTTCACCGAGGGCTGGGTAGAGTTCGAGTCGAAGGGGATCGCCAAGTTCCTCGCCACCGTGCTGAACAACTCGAAGATCTCCACGCGCAAGAAGTCACAGTTCTACGACTCGCTGTGGAGCATGAAATATCTCCCGCGCTTCAAGTGGGTGCACCTCACCGAGCGCATGAACTACGAGCAGGCGGTGCACAAGCAGCGCCTGCACACCGAGGTCTCGCAGGCTCGCAAGGAGACCACCTTCTTCCAGAACAATCTCGACAAGAGCGACTACCTCAAGAAGCAGGCTAAGAAGGCTGCTAAGGCTGATAAGGCTGAAACGTATGAGATGCCTCCTAAGAAGAAGGTTAAGAAGGCCGTGAGCGGGAGTGAGGACTGA